A window of Agrobacterium vitis genomic DNA:
GTGTGCTAACGCTGGAAACCGTGTTCGACGCAACCATTCTGCATGTGCTGGGCAAGCCCGGTGATGTCGCGCCAATGCCACCGCAAGGCTTTGATCTGCGCAATGCCGGACCCGGCCAATGGTTTGCCGTAGGACCGGCCAGCGCCGATCAAGCGGTAGCGGCTTTTGGCCAAGCCGCCTTTCTTGTCGATCAAAGTCATGGCCGCACGCTGATCCGCATCAGTGGCGCTCCGGTTCGCAACGTTCTGGCAAAAGGCACGGCGCTTGATTTGCACCCCGATCAATTCGCAATCGGTAGTGCTACGACGACGTTGATCGGCCACATCTCCGTCAATCTCTGCCGTACGGGTGAGGACCAGTTCGAGCTTCTGGTGTTGCGCGGCTTTGCCGAAAGTCTCTGGGACGAGCTTGCGGGGATGGCGAAAGAGTTTCAATAATAGGGACTTAATTTATCGAAACCGATACCGCTGTCTGCTCCGTTCTGCTCAAACTTCTTCCGAGGAGTAAACGTGCCAGAAAAATCTAAGAGCGACGCATCGAGAATGCGCCTCCTTGCAAAGGAGACGCATTTTCTCGACAATATCAGCAATCAAGCTCTGACAATCAGGCCCATACCGCCAATTGCTGCGGCTTGAGCACTGGTCCGCCCAAGACAAACTCGCCCGATACCGGAATGGTCCAGTCCTCGGCCCCATAGTTGAACGCGAAGGTGAGGCTGCCACGGCGGCGGATGCGGATATGCTCCGGTAAAACAAGGGTTTCGAGACCAGCCTTTTCCGCCAGCACCGCCAGCGTTGAAAACAGCAATGCCTCGTCGGGCCAGCAGGCCAGATAATGGTGGCCGTTCTGGCTCGTCAGGGCCGGATCGCCGTTTTCGAATGTGGCGATGACGGTTGCCGTGGTTTCCAGATATTCCCGCCAGCGGATGGCCCGGCCCAAAACCGTGCCTGAAACGCTATCGCCAAGACCGGGCCGCAGTGAGGCGACTTGCGTTTGGCGCGTGCCGGTCAAGGGAGCCAGCGGACCGGGCGGCAGGTTTTCCGGAATACGGAATTTCTCGTCGCGTGAACCGGTGCGCGGGCCGTACAGCACGACGGCGTCAGTGCCTTTAAACGCCGCGATCGCCGCCTCGTTAACCTGCATCAGGCAGGGAACGAGCACCAGTTTATAACCGGACAGATCACCGCCGGGGCGCACAAAATCCACGTCCAGCCCCAGTCGGCGGGCTGCCTCGTACCAGCGGAACGCCAATTCCTCATAGCGGAAATCCCGGCCCTGCGGCTGGATCGTCGTCGCCCAATAGCTGGCATAGTCATAGACCAGGGCCACGGGTGCCTGAACGCTCTCTGGCAGATCGCCAAGCGCTGCCAGTTCGCCAGCAACGGCATGCGCTTCCAACCCGCCCACCGACCATTCATCAAGCCCCGGCAGATTGAGGCCTGCATGCATCTGCTCCTGCGCAAACGGTGCCTGGCGCCAGCGGAAATAGCTGACCACCTCTGCCCCATGCGCCAGCGCTTCCCAGGTCCACAGCCGGACCATGCCGGGCTTGGGAACCGGGTTCCATGGCGCCCAATTGACCGGACCAGGCTGCTGTTCCATTACCCAGAACCGGCCACGGCCAACACCGCGATAGAGATCATGGTGGAAGGGCGCGATGTCGGGATGGGAAGTCTCGGCCCAACGATTGCGCTCGTCTTCGGTAAACGGAAATTTCTCCACGAAACCAATCGGATAACTGTCCCAGCTTGCGAGATCGAGATTGTCGCCCACCTGGAAATGATCGAAATCATTGATGAAACCCATGAAGTTATGGGTAATCCAGCGGCCCGGTGAATGCTTGCGGATAATATCCACCTGCATTTTATCATAGGCAGCCACCTGATCGGAGGAGAAGCGCCAGAAATCCAACCGCTGCGCCGGGTTCGGCTCGGTCACGGTGCGGGTGGGCAGTTCGACTTCATCGAAACTGTTGAACTCCATCGACCAGAACACCGATCCCCAGGCTTCATTGAGTTGGTCAGTGGTCTGATACCGCATCCGCAGCCAGCGGCGGAAGGCCTTCAGGTCTTCAGGACCCCAGGACACCGTGGTGTCGTGGCAACCATATTCGTTATCGGTCTGCCAGCCAGCAATGCCCGGATGGGTGCCGTAGCGCTTGGCGATGACTTCAACGATTCGAGCGCTCTCGGCCCACCAGATTTCGCTGGAAAAACTGTAATGGCGGCGCGAGCCGAAGCCGCGCACAGTCCCGTCGGCATCATAGGGCGCAATGTCGGGATGCTCGTCCATCAACCATTTCGGCGGGGTGGCGGTCGGCGTGCCAAGCACCACCTTCAGGCCCGCCGCATGGAGAATATCGATGGCCCGGTCCAGCCATTCGAAGGTGAATTGACCCCGCCTCGCCTCCAGCCGCGACCAGGCGAATTCACCGATGCGCACATAGGAAATGCCAAGCTTGCGCATGTTCTGCGCGTCGATATGCCATTGGCTCTCCGGCCAGTGTTCGGGATAATAGCAAACGCCCAGCATTATCGTGTCAGGTCCCCGTTGATCACCGCCTTGCCTGCCTCGTCAAACAAATGACAAGCGGCAGCGGGAATTCCGATCGACAAGGTTTCACCCGGCTTGGCCGTCGCCAGCCCGTCCGCCTTGACGGATAACTCGGTGCCATCGGCCAGAGTGACGAAAAACAGCGTTTCGGACCCGAGATATTCAGCCAACCGCACTGGCCGCGACAGAACGAGGTCCCCCTTGCCCGTCGCATCGATATGTTCTGGGCGAATGCCGAGCGTCATCTTGCCCGGGCTGATTGCCTTGCCCTGCGCATCAAGCGTGATTGCCGCGCCATCGGCCAGCGTCACCACCACTTTGCCGCCGTCGGCGGCCGCGACGGTCACGGGCAAGACGTTCATTTTCGGCGAGCCGATAAAGCCTGCGACAAACAGGTTATTGGGGCGATGATAAAGCTCCAGCGGCGTGCCGACCTGTTCGATCAGGCCCGCCGATAGCACGACGATCTTGTCGGCCATGGTCATGGCTTCCACCTGGTCATGGGTGACGTAGATCATCGTCGCCTTCAAATCCTGATGCAGCTTGGACAGCTCCGTGCGCATCTGCACCCGAAGGGCGGCATCCAGATTGGACAGCGGCTCATCAAACAGGAAGACTTCCGGTTCCCGCACGATAGCGCGGCCAATGGCGACACGCTGGCGCTGGCCACCGGATAATTGGCCTGGCTTGCGCTCCATCAGCGCATCAAGTTGCAGCAATTCGGCTGCTTTTTTGGTCCGCGCCTCAATCATCGGCTTGGGATGGCCAGTCATTTTCAGGCCAAAGCCGATATTGTCGCGCACCGTCATATGCGGGTAAAGCGCATAGGATTGGAAAACCATGGCAACACCGCGCTCAGACGGGCCGATCCGGGTCATGTCCTTGCCGCCAATCGTCAGCCCACCGGAGGTGATCTCCTCCAGCCCGGCAATCATCCGTAGCAGGGTGGACTTGCCGCAACCGGACGGGCCGACGAACACGCAGAACTCGCCGTCCTTGACGTCGAGATCGACGCCCTTGATGACGCTCAGCGCGCCGAATTGTTTCTTGACGCCCCGCAGGCTTACATCAGCCATGGTGGTCTCCTCCCTCAACAGGTTCCAGTTCCAGCAGGATTGCGCTTTCCGGCCGCAGCATCGGCAGCGGCAAGCCGCCAAGCTTGAGATCTGCAAGCTCAAACGTGACCTTGCCAGCCAACAGGCGCTTCTGCCCCTCGGATATACGAATGAAATTCGGCTGAGCCGGATGCGTGGCGGCAATTTTCCAGCGTCCGCCGATGCGGGTCACACCAGCAGGCAGGGTCAACGGTTCCGGCTGTTCGCCCACCATCTGCGGGCCTTGGGCAACGAAGATGGCGATGCGCTTGCTGTCCGCCGCACCCCAGACATAGCGCCCATCACGCGGCTGCTTGGAAAAATTGGCGCCCGGCGCATGCAGCAGGGGCCGCAGCCGCTTGTGGATGGCAATCCAGGTCTTCAGCTCGGCACGTTCCTCGCCTTCCAGTTCCAGCGGGTTCAACTCGACGCCAAGGTGATAGGCGAGTGCCACCAGCGCCCGGAAGGCCAGCGTATGACGGCGTTCCGTCTGGTGGTTTGGCGAGGCCGAAATATGGCTGCCAAGCACTTCCGGTGGCACGAAAACCGAAGCACCACGCTGAATTTCCAGCCGCTCCAGCGCATCGGTGCAATCGGAGGTCCAGACCCGGTGGGTGCGGGAAAGCGCACCGTAATCGATCCGGCCACCGCCGGAGGCACAGCTTTCGATTTCCACCTGCGGATGGGCTGCCCGCACCCGGTCCATCAATGCGTAGACGGCGCGGGTCTGGGCTGAAATTTTCGCCCGCCCGTCGCGCCCACCTGCATGGGTCAGGTCGCGGTTCATGTCCCATTTGACATAGGAGACAGCATGATTGGCCAGCACCGCGTCGATCTTCTCAAACAGATAATCGCTCACCTCTGGCCGGGTCAGGTCCAGCACCAATTGGTTGCGGGATGTCAGCAAAGGGCGGCCCTTGACCTGCAAGACCCAATCGGGATGCAGCTCATAGAGGGTGGAGACCGGGTTGATCATTTCCGGCTCGAACCAGATGCCGAACTGCATGCCAAGGCCGGTAACGTGATCGACCAGCGGCGACAGACCCTCAGGATATTTGCGTGCGTCGATGTCCCAATCGCCAAGGCTGGTCGTGTCGTCATCCCGCTTGCCGAACCAACCGTCATCCAGCACGAAACGCTCGATGCCAAGTTCGGCGGCGGATGTCGCCTGGGCCTTGAGCGATCCCATCTGGTGGTCGAAATAATTGCCCTCCCAGGTATTCAATGTCACCGGACGCGGCGACATCGCACCATCAGGCCAATGCATCAGGTCATTGCGAACAAAGGCATGGAACGCTGCCCGGTCCGCGCCGGCATAGGCCACCGGGCTGCGATAGTTCTCGCCCGGCGCAAGGATCGTTTCGCCCGGCTCGAACACTTCGCCCAGATGCACGAGACGGCGGCCATCGTCCAGCCGGTCGATGACGATCTGGTGGTTACCACTCCAGCCGAGCGCCACGCCGAAGCTCTGCGCCTCGCCTTCGATTGTCAGCATCGGAAACCGGTCATGGGAGGTGCGGCCCCGGCGGCTTTCCTGCGCCCAAAGGCCGGTTCCCAACCTCTCACGCCGGGTCTGGAATTCACGGCCCCACATGCCGGTAAAGCTGACCACATCGACCTGTCCAGCAGGAGCAAGGAAGCTCGCTGCCATGCAGCGGTCCAGGATGTAATCCTCACCGCCGATATTCTTAAGATCGGTGGAGACACCGATCACGCCCGACGGAAAAGTCTCGAAACGCAGCGTGATCGCCATGCCCGCCACGGCATCCTGGGCGCAAAGCAGCGTGATCCGCCCGGTCTTTTCCACCGTCCAATCGGCAAATTGCAGGATGAAGTCGCGGCCCGACCGATGCCCTGAAATGGCAGGCCAGCCGAAAAAGCCCATGCCACCCACCGGCAGCAGCACCGCCGAAGGCACGGCCTCATCCATGCCGTTGATGCGGCTGGAGCGCTCGACCTCGGACAAAGCCCAGCCAGCAACAGGCGCCTCACCAAAGCCGATGATTTCAGGCATGCCGATTTCCGGCATCCGCAGGCTCAAAACAAGCCCGTTCGCGCCAATCTTTACAATATCATTCATCCCTTGGTTGCTCCAAGTGTCAGCCCGGCAATGAAATGCCGCTGCATCAGGAAAAACATGGCGACCGGTGGCAAGGCCGCGACGATCGACCCGGCGGAAACCAGGTTCCAGGCGGCAACCCATTGGCCGTTCAGCGAATAAAGCCCCGCTGTGACAGGCATGGCCGCCTGACTCTGGACGAGAACCGTGGCCCAGAAATAATCGTTCCAAACAAAGGTGAAGACCAGCACTGACAGCGCCGCAATGGCGGGCCGCATCAGCGGCAGCACGATATAGCGAAAGATCCGCCATTCCGACACGCCCTCGACCCGGGCGGATTCGATCAGCGCAAACGGCAGGCCCTTGATGAAATTGCGCATGAACAGCGTGCAAAATCCGGTCTGGAAGGCGACATGAAACAGCACCAAGCCGGTGACCGTATCATACAGCCCCATTTTCAGCGTCATGTCACGCACCGGCACCATGAGAATTTGGAAGGGAATGAAATTGCCAGCAACGAACAGGCAGAACAGCACAAGGTTGCCCTTGAACTTGTAAGTCGCCAGTGCAAACCCGGTCAGGCAGGACAGCGCGACGGCACCGATCACGGTTGGAATGGTGATCTTGAAGGAATTGAGAATGTACCAGCCCAGCGGCGAATTCTGAAACACCGCAGAATAGTTCTCAACACCGGCAAAGCCGGAGGGAAGGCCGAAATAATTGCCAGCGGCCAAATCGCCCGCAGGACGCACCGAGGTCAGCGCCACGCCCAGCAAAGGCAGCAGCCAGAGAACCAGCGCGACAGGCAGAACGAGATTATAGCCATACCGAACAATCGGCGAGGCTTTCTGGATCGGGGTCGGAAACATCAGGTATTCCTTTCCTGGCCAATCATCCGCACGACGAACAGCGTGATGAACACCATCATGATCAGGAACAGAACGACGGCGATGGCCGCGCCATAACCCATGCGGAACCCGTATTCGGACAGCGCCTCCTCATACATGTAATAGGACAGCACCCGGCTGGAGCCGTATGGGCCGCCAGCCGTCATGATTGA
This region includes:
- a CDS encoding sarcosine oxidase subunit gamma; amino-acid sequence: MPENALPDSVLADFHLVRRPALATKAVERFGVLTLETVFDATILHVLGKPGDVAPMPPQGFDLRNAGPGQWFAVGPASADQAVAAFGQAAFLVDQSHGRTLIRISGAPVRNVLAKGTALDLHPDQFAIGSATTTLIGHISVNLCRTGEDQFELLVLRGFAESLWDELAGMAKEFQ
- a CDS encoding beta-galactosidase codes for the protein MLGVCYYPEHWPESQWHIDAQNMRKLGISYVRIGEFAWSRLEARRGQFTFEWLDRAIDILHAAGLKVVLGTPTATPPKWLMDEHPDIAPYDADGTVRGFGSRRHYSFSSEIWWAESARIVEVIAKRYGTHPGIAGWQTDNEYGCHDTTVSWGPEDLKAFRRWLRMRYQTTDQLNEAWGSVFWSMEFNSFDEVELPTRTVTEPNPAQRLDFWRFSSDQVAAYDKMQVDIIRKHSPGRWITHNFMGFINDFDHFQVGDNLDLASWDSYPIGFVEKFPFTEDERNRWAETSHPDIAPFHHDLYRGVGRGRFWVMEQQPGPVNWAPWNPVPKPGMVRLWTWEALAHGAEVVSYFRWRQAPFAQEQMHAGLNLPGLDEWSVGGLEAHAVAGELAALGDLPESVQAPVALVYDYASYWATTIQPQGRDFRYEELAFRWYEAARRLGLDVDFVRPGGDLSGYKLVLVPCLMQVNEAAIAAFKGTDAVVLYGPRTGSRDEKFRIPENLPPGPLAPLTGTRQTQVASLRPGLGDSVSGTVLGRAIRWREYLETTATVIATFENGDPALTSQNGHHYLACWPDEALLFSTLAVLAEKAGLETLVLPEHIRIRRRGSLTFAFNYGAEDWTIPVSGEFVLGGPVLKPQQLAVWA
- a CDS encoding sn-glycerol-3-phosphate ABC transporter ATP-binding protein UgpC — protein: MADVSLRGVKKQFGALSVIKGVDLDVKDGEFCVFVGPSGCGKSTLLRMIAGLEEITSGGLTIGGKDMTRIGPSERGVAMVFQSYALYPHMTVRDNIGFGLKMTGHPKPMIEARTKKAAELLQLDALMERKPGQLSGGQRQRVAIGRAIVREPEVFLFDEPLSNLDAALRVQMRTELSKLHQDLKATMIYVTHDQVEAMTMADKIVVLSAGLIEQVGTPLELYHRPNNLFVAGFIGSPKMNVLPVTVAAADGGKVVVTLADGAAITLDAQGKAISPGKMTLGIRPEHIDATGKGDLVLSRPVRLAEYLGSETLFFVTLADGTELSVKADGLATAKPGETLSIGIPAAACHLFDEAGKAVINGDLTR
- a CDS encoding alpha-galactosidase, which gives rise to MNDIVKIGANGLVLSLRMPEIGMPEIIGFGEAPVAGWALSEVERSSRINGMDEAVPSAVLLPVGGMGFFGWPAISGHRSGRDFILQFADWTVEKTGRITLLCAQDAVAGMAITLRFETFPSGVIGVSTDLKNIGGEDYILDRCMAASFLAPAGQVDVVSFTGMWGREFQTRRERLGTGLWAQESRRGRTSHDRFPMLTIEGEAQSFGVALGWSGNHQIVIDRLDDGRRLVHLGEVFEPGETILAPGENYRSPVAYAGADRAAFHAFVRNDLMHWPDGAMSPRPVTLNTWEGNYFDHQMGSLKAQATSAAELGIERFVLDDGWFGKRDDDTTSLGDWDIDARKYPEGLSPLVDHVTGLGMQFGIWFEPEMINPVSTLYELHPDWVLQVKGRPLLTSRNQLVLDLTRPEVSDYLFEKIDAVLANHAVSYVKWDMNRDLTHAGGRDGRAKISAQTRAVYALMDRVRAAHPQVEIESCASGGGRIDYGALSRTHRVWTSDCTDALERLEIQRGASVFVPPEVLGSHISASPNHQTERRHTLAFRALVALAYHLGVELNPLELEGEERAELKTWIAIHKRLRPLLHAPGANFSKQPRDGRYVWGAADSKRIAIFVAQGPQMVGEQPEPLTLPAGVTRIGGRWKIAATHPAQPNFIRISEGQKRLLAGKVTFELADLKLGGLPLPMLRPESAILLELEPVEGGDHHG
- a CDS encoding carbohydrate ABC transporter permease; the protein is MFPTPIQKASPIVRYGYNLVLPVALVLWLLPLLGVALTSVRPAGDLAAGNYFGLPSGFAGVENYSAVFQNSPLGWYILNSFKITIPTVIGAVALSCLTGFALATYKFKGNLVLFCLFVAGNFIPFQILMVPVRDMTLKMGLYDTVTGLVLFHVAFQTGFCTLFMRNFIKGLPFALIESARVEGVSEWRIFRYIVLPLMRPAIAALSVLVFTFVWNDYFWATVLVQSQAAMPVTAGLYSLNGQWVAAWNLVSAGSIVAALPPVAMFFLMQRHFIAGLTLGATKG